One Brevibacterium spongiae DNA segment encodes these proteins:
- a CDS encoding 30S ribosomal protein bS22 — protein MGSVIKKRRKRMSKKKHRKQLRKTRHQRRNKK, from the coding sequence GTGGGCTCAGTCATCAAGAAGCGCCGCAAGCGTATGTCGAAGAAGAAGCACCGCAAGCAGCTTCGCAAGACACGTCACCAGCGTCGCAACAAGAAGTAA
- a CDS encoding glutaredoxin family protein gives MVELTFLTRVDCHLCAQALQTVTEVAAGRDVNVTEIDIDTDDDLAAQYGWDVPVVLLNGRQHSFHRVEKDRLSKAIAALGA, from the coding sequence ATGGTCGAGCTGACCTTCCTCACGCGCGTCGACTGCCATCTGTGCGCGCAAGCGCTGCAGACCGTCACCGAGGTGGCCGCGGGCAGAGATGTGAACGTGACCGAGATCGATATCGACACCGATGACGACCTGGCCGCGCAGTACGGCTGGGATGTCCCGGTCGTGCTCCTCAACGGGCGACAACACAGTTTCCATCGAGTCGAGAAGGATCGGCTGTCCAAGGCCATTGCGGCCTTGGGCGCATGA
- a CDS encoding redox-sensing transcriptional repressor Rex, which produces MGEILSANRIEGAVRKDVPERVISRLPIYLQTVETIAATGQETVSSEDLAARSGVSPSILRKDLSQLGRSGTRGVGYSCPELASTLRTFLGLDRDRSVAIIGAGRLGSALADYAGFRRRGLRLTAIFDIDEEKIGTTIGTLTVSSLDDLPTWSEHIDLVVMAVPAAAAPAAARAAVDAGVRGILNFSPTVLDAPDTVRVHQVDLASELQVLAYYSALDTAPLNPGFEEHRN; this is translated from the coding sequence GTGGGCGAGATTCTGTCCGCCAACAGGATTGAAGGTGCGGTTCGCAAGGACGTACCCGAACGCGTGATCTCCCGACTCCCGATCTACCTGCAGACCGTCGAGACCATCGCCGCAACAGGCCAGGAGACAGTGTCTTCGGAGGACCTTGCCGCTCGCAGCGGCGTATCCCCGTCGATTCTGCGCAAGGACCTGTCCCAGCTGGGACGCTCCGGAACCCGCGGTGTCGGCTACTCCTGCCCGGAGCTGGCCTCGACCCTGCGAACCTTCCTCGGACTCGACCGGGACCGCAGCGTCGCCATCATCGGCGCCGGTCGCCTCGGCTCCGCCCTGGCCGACTACGCCGGATTCCGCCGTCGGGGCCTGCGCCTGACCGCGATCTTCGACATCGATGAGGAGAAGATCGGCACCACCATCGGCACGTTGACCGTCTCCTCCCTGGACGACCTTCCCACTTGGTCCGAGCACATCGACCTGGTGGTCATGGCCGTCCCCGCAGCCGCGGCACCCGCGGCGGCCCGTGCGGCCGTCGACGCGGGTGTGCGCGGCATTCTCAATTTCTCACCCACCGTGCTCGACGCCCCGGACACCGTTCGTGTCCACCAAGTCGATCTGGCCAGTGAGCTGCAAGTACTCGCATACTATTCGGCGCTGGATACGGCACCGCTCAACCCTGGTTTTGAGGAGCACAGGAATTGA
- the hemA gene encoding glutamyl-tRNA reductase — MTLLVLGISHQSAPIDMLDKLAFSAGEVGTLRRDALAGENIEGLAVLSTCNRLELIADVTAFHGGLADLGNALVSSIDKEWSDIAGHFYAHYDHQAMEHLLKVACGLDSMAIGEAQILGQLRSSFTDSQSDAALTSELSQALQQALRVGKRAHSETALGEVARSLFGAALEASAGHIGSLRAANALVIGAGAMSGLVVSGLHREGVGRITVLNRTMEKAERLVAEVGGRARELTPRVMAEEIADADLIVSCTGARGVVVTRDDIVAGLSQNPKGAANKAFIDLALPHDIDPSVREFEHVALFGLGEIRDLLKSSDKERDASVAGTVEEVRAIIASELENIATGNKERSVAPTVTALRSHAKDVLAAETKRLEKKLGEAVDAKAFAEIRKSLHRVAEKLIHTPTVKVKELAVTESEVDYAQALMQLFDLPVNKVAHAKTPPETKVAKAASVHHVEADGIRPVADHTLDIVEPEHFSGRTVRLGTRRSQLARSQSTAIAHQIAALTGWRVEIVEVVTEGDVNMSPLAGFGGTGVFVSAVRQALHQGKIDLAVHSLKDLPTTPEAGIQMAAIPPRVDPADVLIGRDGLSLADLPAGSVIGTGSPRRAVQLRAARPDIEVRGVRGNVDTRIAHVRDGRLDAVVLAAAGVRRIGRLAEATDSLNFDVMLPAPGQGALAVETRSADSAFATTEDILKSDAEVRAALRRIHDQTTDLAVTCERAILSRAEAGCSAPIGALAKIEGTTFIVDAVMADDDGKLARTRQSAELPSVPDVDWSNEAEQQLTVTAKELARVADELGTAAAEDLLGRLGIDPAASADHLTPVKAQEQG, encoded by the coding sequence TTGACTCTCTTGGTTCTCGGCATTTCCCATCAGTCGGCACCGATCGACATGCTCGACAAGCTGGCCTTCAGCGCCGGCGAGGTCGGCACCCTGCGCAGGGACGCCCTGGCCGGTGAGAACATCGAAGGCCTCGCTGTGCTCTCGACGTGCAATCGACTCGAACTCATCGCCGACGTCACCGCCTTCCACGGGGGACTGGCCGATCTCGGCAATGCGCTCGTGTCCTCGATCGACAAGGAGTGGTCGGACATCGCCGGGCACTTCTACGCCCACTACGACCACCAGGCCATGGAACATCTGCTCAAGGTCGCCTGCGGACTCGACTCGATGGCCATCGGCGAGGCGCAGATCCTCGGCCAGCTGCGCTCATCGTTCACCGACTCGCAGTCCGATGCGGCACTGACCTCAGAACTCTCCCAGGCCCTCCAGCAGGCGCTGCGTGTGGGCAAGCGCGCACACTCGGAGACCGCCCTCGGTGAGGTCGCCAGGTCGCTCTTCGGTGCGGCGCTCGAAGCTTCGGCCGGACACATCGGTTCGCTGCGCGCCGCCAACGCCCTGGTCATCGGCGCCGGTGCGATGTCCGGTCTCGTCGTGTCCGGGCTGCATCGGGAGGGCGTCGGACGCATCACCGTGCTCAACCGCACCATGGAGAAGGCCGAACGCCTCGTCGCCGAGGTGGGCGGACGCGCTCGCGAACTCACCCCGCGGGTGATGGCCGAGGAGATCGCCGATGCCGACCTCATCGTCTCCTGCACCGGTGCCCGCGGCGTCGTCGTCACCCGTGACGATATCGTCGCAGGCCTGTCCCAGAACCCCAAAGGCGCGGCGAACAAGGCGTTCATCGACCTCGCCCTGCCGCATGACATCGACCCCAGCGTCCGCGAATTCGAGCACGTCGCCCTGTTCGGGCTCGGTGAGATCCGGGACCTGCTGAAGAGCTCCGACAAGGAACGCGATGCGTCCGTGGCCGGCACCGTCGAAGAGGTCCGAGCCATCATCGCCTCGGAGCTGGAGAACATCGCCACCGGCAACAAGGAACGCTCCGTGGCCCCGACGGTCACCGCTCTGCGCAGCCACGCCAAGGACGTGCTCGCCGCCGAGACCAAGCGACTGGAGAAGAAGCTCGGCGAGGCCGTGGATGCGAAGGCCTTCGCAGAGATCCGGAAGTCCCTGCACCGGGTGGCCGAGAAGCTCATCCACACCCCGACGGTGAAGGTCAAGGAACTGGCTGTCACTGAATCCGAGGTCGACTATGCCCAGGCGCTCATGCAGCTGTTCGACCTGCCCGTGAACAAGGTCGCCCACGCCAAGACCCCGCCGGAGACGAAGGTCGCGAAGGCCGCCAGCGTCCACCATGTCGAGGCCGACGGCATCCGCCCGGTCGCCGACCACACCCTCGACATCGTCGAACCCGAACACTTCAGCGGCCGCACCGTGCGACTGGGCACCCGCCGGTCCCAGCTCGCCCGTTCCCAGTCCACCGCGATCGCCCACCAGATCGCCGCCCTGACCGGCTGGCGCGTCGAGATCGTCGAGGTCGTCACCGAAGGCGATGTCAACATGTCGCCCCTGGCCGGCTTCGGCGGCACCGGAGTCTTCGTCTCCGCCGTCCGGCAGGCCCTGCACCAGGGCAAGATCGACCTGGCCGTGCACTCGCTCAAGGACCTGCCCACCACCCCCGAGGCGGGCATCCAGATGGCCGCCATCCCACCGCGCGTCGACCCTGCCGACGTGCTCATCGGACGGGACGGACTGAGCCTCGCCGACCTGCCCGCCGGCTCGGTCATCGGCACCGGTTCGCCGCGCCGCGCAGTGCAGCTGCGCGCCGCCCGCCCCGATATCGAGGTCCGCGGAGTCCGCGGCAACGTCGACACCCGTATCGCCCACGTCCGCGACGGACGTCTCGACGCCGTGGTGCTCGCCGCGGCCGGAGTCCGCCGCATCGGCCGACTGGCCGAAGCCACGGACTCCCTGAACTTCGATGTCATGCTCCCCGCACCGGGACAGGGTGCGCTGGCGGTCGAGACCCGCAGCGCCGACAGCGCCTTCGCGACCACCGAGGACATCCTCAAGTCCGATGCCGAAGTGCGTGCAGCGCTGCGCCGCATCCACGACCAGACCACAGACCTGGCCGTGACCTGCGAACGTGCGATCCTCTCCCGCGCCGAGGCCGGATGCTCGGCACCGATCGGTGCGCTCGCGAAGATCGAGGGCACCACCTTCATCGTCGACGCCGTGATGGCCGACGACGACGGGAAGCTCGCCCGCACCCGCCAGAGCGCCGAACTGCCGTCGGTCCCGGACGTCGACTGGTCCAATGAGGCAGAGCAGCAGCTGACCGTGACCGCGAAGGAACTCGCCCGCGTCGCCGATGAACTCGGCACCGCAGCCGCAGAGGACCTGCTCGGACGGCTCGGCATCGACCCGGCGGCAAGCGCCGATCACCTTACCCCCGTCAAGGCACAGGAGCAGGGATGA
- a CDS encoding uroporphyrinogen-III synthase: protein MTNTPTTGQVQPRRLLPAAPRVVFIGSGPGESGLMTMRGADILATAETVVYDAGVHSEIVTAYVPQAAKLIDAADLGVAASTRGRRLAELARPDNTVVRLSSDDGIIFTTTTSEAAVCRKEQVEVEIVPGVGLSASTAAYTGTALTTNRVRSVRFIEAGPQTHVDVSRHRNTTHVLTGTAAAHEQAIEALLSDGWDEDTKVLLGWGISTIEQTSVETTLKQALSMAQTGSDRMVVIMGQGVESRGELSWFESKPLFGWQVLIPRTKEQGTSTAEALAELGAVGTVVPTIAVQPPRTPTQMEKAIRGLVDGSYEWVGFTSVNAVRAVRMWFEDFGLDSRSMAGVKVAAVGGRTAAALIDWGITPDLVPDGEHSARGLAAAWPDFVDDIDPMNTVLLPRADIATEVLVAGLLEKGWDPDDVTAYRTVRASPPPAPIRESIKAGDFDAFLFTSSSTVRNLVGIAGKPAPTSVICCIGPATANTAEEHGLRVDVLAEEANLTSLIDGLVEFALNKRAEDVDAGISPKRPSQMRRRRKA from the coding sequence ATGACCAACACACCGACCACGGGCCAGGTGCAGCCGCGCCGACTCCTGCCGGCCGCACCGCGCGTCGTGTTCATCGGCAGCGGTCCCGGCGAATCGGGACTCATGACGATGCGGGGCGCAGACATCCTCGCCACCGCCGAGACCGTCGTCTACGATGCCGGGGTGCACTCGGAGATCGTCACCGCCTACGTGCCGCAGGCGGCGAAGCTCATCGACGCCGCAGACCTCGGTGTGGCCGCATCGACCCGCGGCCGCCGACTGGCCGAGCTCGCCCGGCCCGACAATACAGTTGTGCGGCTGAGCTCCGATGACGGAATCATCTTCACCACCACGACCTCCGAGGCGGCCGTGTGCCGCAAGGAGCAGGTCGAGGTCGAGATCGTGCCCGGAGTCGGACTGTCGGCATCGACGGCGGCCTACACCGGCACAGCCCTGACGACGAACCGAGTGCGTTCGGTGCGCTTCATCGAAGCCGGACCGCAGACCCACGTCGACGTCTCCCGTCACCGCAACACCACCCATGTGCTCACCGGCACCGCCGCCGCTCACGAACAGGCCATCGAAGCGCTGCTGTCCGACGGCTGGGACGAGGACACGAAGGTCCTCCTCGGCTGGGGGATCTCCACCATCGAGCAGACGAGCGTGGAGACCACCCTGAAGCAGGCGCTGTCCATGGCGCAGACAGGTTCGGATCGTATGGTGGTGATCATGGGACAGGGAGTGGAATCCAGAGGAGAACTCAGCTGGTTCGAATCCAAACCCCTCTTCGGCTGGCAGGTGCTCATTCCGCGCACGAAGGAACAGGGAACCTCCACCGCCGAGGCGCTGGCCGAGCTCGGCGCCGTCGGCACCGTCGTACCCACCATCGCCGTTCAGCCCCCGCGCACTCCGACTCAGATGGAGAAGGCGATCCGCGGACTCGTCGACGGATCCTACGAATGGGTCGGCTTCACCTCGGTGAATGCTGTGCGCGCCGTGCGCATGTGGTTCGAGGACTTCGGACTCGACTCCCGATCGATGGCCGGGGTCAAGGTCGCGGCCGTGGGCGGACGCACCGCCGCGGCGCTCATCGACTGGGGAATCACCCCCGACCTCGTGCCCGACGGTGAGCACTCCGCCCGCGGCCTCGCCGCAGCCTGGCCCGACTTCGTCGATGACATCGACCCGATGAACACCGTGCTGCTGCCGCGTGCCGACATCGCCACCGAGGTGCTCGTCGCCGGACTGCTGGAGAAGGGCTGGGACCCTGACGACGTCACCGCCTACCGCACGGTTCGCGCCTCACCGCCGCCGGCGCCGATCCGCGAATCGATCAAGGCCGGCGACTTCGACGCCTTCCTCTTCACCTCGTCCTCAACGGTGCGCAACCTCGTCGGCATCGCCGGCAAACCCGCCCCCACCTCGGTGATCTGCTGCATCGGTCCGGCGACCGCGAACACCGCGGAGGAGCACGGACTGCGTGTGGATGTGCTCGCCGAGGAAGCCAACCTCACTTCGCTCATCGACGGACTCGTCGAATTCGCTCTGAACAAGCGGGCTGAAGACGTGGACGCCGGGATCTCCCCGAAGCGTCCGAGCCAGATGCGCCGCAGAAGGAAGGCCTGA
- the hemB gene encoding porphobilinogen synthase → MSLVPGSVRPRRLRTTPALRRLVSEVRLHPADLVLPMFVKEGLSEPLPLSGMPGVVQHTLDSLLEAAREAVAAGVGGLMLFGIPEHKDPIGSQADDPQGILNRALALLHDHLGEDTVIMSDLCLDEFTSHGHCGVLDSAGAVDNDATLERYASMAVAQARAGAHVLGLSGMMDGQVAYCREALDAAGFTDTVIMGYTAKYASAFYGPFREAVDSELQGDRKTYQQDPANGREAMRELGLDLAEGADVVMVKPGLPYLDVLAEVARESIVPVWTYQVSGEYAMIEFAAAAGAIDRENAIEESLLSFKRAGTDAILTYWATEVAQRLQAEAAGTTAAGGAAAASGARR, encoded by the coding sequence ATGTCATTGGTTCCCGGTTCCGTTCGTCCCCGACGACTGCGCACCACCCCGGCGCTGCGCCGGCTCGTCTCCGAGGTGCGCCTGCACCCCGCCGACCTCGTCCTGCCGATGTTCGTCAAGGAGGGCCTGAGCGAACCCCTGCCGCTGAGCGGAATGCCGGGAGTCGTCCAGCACACGCTCGACTCCCTCCTCGAGGCCGCGCGGGAAGCCGTCGCGGCCGGAGTCGGCGGGCTCATGCTCTTCGGCATCCCCGAGCACAAGGACCCGATCGGCTCCCAGGCCGACGATCCGCAGGGCATCCTCAACCGCGCTCTCGCACTGCTGCACGACCACCTCGGCGAGGACACTGTGATCATGTCCGATCTGTGCCTCGACGAATTCACCTCCCACGGCCACTGCGGAGTCCTCGACTCGGCGGGAGCCGTCGACAACGACGCGACCCTCGAACGCTACGCGTCGATGGCTGTGGCGCAGGCCCGCGCCGGCGCCCACGTGCTCGGCCTGTCCGGCATGATGGACGGTCAGGTCGCCTACTGCCGCGAAGCACTCGATGCCGCAGGTTTCACCGACACCGTCATCATGGGCTACACCGCCAAGTACGCCTCCGCGTTCTACGGTCCCTTCCGGGAAGCCGTGGACTCCGAACTCCAAGGCGACCGGAAGACCTACCAGCAGGATCCCGCGAACGGCCGCGAGGCGATGCGCGAACTCGGCCTCGACCTCGCCGAAGGCGCCGACGTGGTCATGGTCAAGCCCGGGCTGCCCTACCTCGACGTGCTCGCCGAAGTCGCCCGCGAATCCATCGTTCCCGTGTGGACGTACCAGGTCTCGGGCGAATACGCGATGATCGAATTCGCTGCCGCGGCCGGAGCCATCGACCGTGAGAACGCGATCGAGGAGTCCCTCCTGTCCTTCAAACGCGCAGGCACCGATGCGATCCTCACCTATTGGGCCACCGAAGTCGCCCAACGCCTCCAGGCCGAAGCCGCCGGCACCACCGCCGCCGGGGGAGCCGCCGCCGCGTCCGGAGCACGGCGATGA
- a CDS encoding MarR family winged helix-turn-helix transcriptional regulator, protein MTDTRWLNPADQKAWRSYLNGSQLLSGQLDKELREKHGIGLPEYEILVRLSEHEDRTMRMALLAADTTMSRSRLTHSVARMEKRGLLERSTIPEDGRGVNCVMTEAGWQLLSTAAPDHVAGVRDHLVDLLDPEEMATLGRIFTKVFDHLSDTGA, encoded by the coding sequence ATGACCGATACCCGCTGGCTCAATCCCGCGGACCAGAAGGCATGGCGCAGCTACCTCAACGGCTCCCAGCTGCTGAGCGGGCAGCTGGACAAGGAGCTGCGGGAGAAGCACGGCATCGGGCTGCCCGAGTACGAGATCCTCGTGCGTCTGTCCGAGCACGAGGACCGGACGATGCGCATGGCCCTGCTGGCCGCGGACACGACGATGTCCCGGTCCCGGCTGACCCACAGCGTGGCCCGGATGGAGAAGCGCGGTCTGCTCGAACGCTCGACCATCCCCGAGGACGGACGCGGAGTCAACTGCGTGATGACCGAGGCCGGATGGCAGCTGCTGAGCACCGCCGCGCCCGACCATGTCGCAGGAGTCCGCGACCACCTCGTCGATCTCCTCGACCCTGAGGAGATGGCGACGCTGGGCCGCATCTTCACCAAAGTCTTCGACCACCTGAGCGACACCGGCGCCTGA
- the hemL gene encoding glutamate-1-semialdehyde 2,1-aminomutase — protein sequence MTTAPTNSHPTDESAALFTRAEAVIPGGVNSPVRAFKAVGGTPRFITEATGAWLRDVDGNDYIDLIGSWGPMIMGHSRPEVVAAVQEAAVKGFSFGTPSTGEVELAEEIVSRIDPVDQVRLVSSGTEATMSAIRLARGYTGRSKVVKFAGCYHGHVDSLLAQAGSGLATFSLPDTPGVTGAQAQDTIVVDYNDAAGLEAVFAEHGEDIACVITEASPGNMGVVPPRDGFTNTIRRLTKAHGALMISDEVMTGFRVSAAGWYGYEAETLGYPEGPADLFTFGKVMGGGFPAAAFGGRAEIMAHLAPAGPVYQAGTLSGNPVATAAGLATLKLTTELDVYSHIERAADLLHPAVASALEAEGVAHVIQSANSMFSVFFTDAEVTNYDDARSQNVDRYSAFFNAMLDQGIHMPPSAFEAWFLSYAHTDEILDRIISALPTAAKAAAAVPEDWKAQS from the coding sequence ATGACGACAGCACCGACGAACTCTCACCCCACCGACGAGTCGGCCGCCCTGTTCACCCGCGCCGAAGCCGTCATCCCCGGCGGAGTCAACTCCCCGGTCCGCGCGTTCAAGGCCGTCGGCGGCACCCCCCGCTTCATCACCGAGGCGACCGGAGCCTGGCTGCGTGACGTGGACGGCAACGACTACATCGACCTCATCGGATCCTGGGGTCCGATGATCATGGGCCATTCCCGCCCCGAGGTCGTCGCCGCAGTGCAGGAGGCCGCGGTCAAGGGCTTCTCCTTCGGCACCCCCTCGACCGGAGAGGTCGAACTCGCCGAGGAGATCGTCTCCCGCATCGACCCCGTCGACCAGGTCCGTCTCGTGTCCTCGGGCACCGAGGCGACCATGTCCGCGATCCGACTCGCCCGCGGGTACACGGGACGGTCCAAGGTCGTGAAGTTCGCTGGCTGCTACCACGGCCACGTCGATTCGCTGCTGGCCCAGGCCGGTTCCGGTCTGGCCACGTTCTCCCTGCCCGACACTCCCGGGGTCACCGGAGCGCAGGCGCAGGACACCATCGTCGTCGACTACAACGACGCCGCCGGACTCGAGGCCGTCTTCGCCGAGCACGGTGAGGACATCGCCTGCGTCATCACCGAAGCCAGCCCCGGCAACATGGGCGTCGTGCCCCCGCGCGACGGGTTCACCAATACCATCCGCCGCCTGACGAAGGCGCACGGTGCGCTGATGATCAGCGATGAGGTGATGACCGGGTTCCGCGTGTCCGCAGCCGGCTGGTACGGCTATGAGGCGGAGACGCTCGGCTACCCGGAGGGCCCGGCCGATCTGTTCACCTTCGGCAAGGTCATGGGCGGCGGCTTCCCCGCAGCGGCCTTCGGCGGACGTGCCGAGATCATGGCCCATCTCGCTCCTGCCGGTCCCGTCTACCAGGCGGGCACTCTGTCGGGCAACCCGGTCGCGACCGCCGCCGGTCTGGCCACACTCAAGCTCACCACAGAACTCGATGTGTACTCCCACATCGAACGGGCCGCCGATCTGCTGCACCCGGCCGTGGCGTCGGCACTCGAGGCCGAAGGCGTCGCCCACGTCATCCAGTCCGCGAACTCGATGTTCTCCGTGTTCTTCACCGATGCCGAGGTGACGAACTACGACGATGCGCGCAGCCAGAACGTCGACCGCTACTCGGCGTTCTTCAACGCCATGCTCGACCAGGGAATCCACATGCCGCCGTCGGCATTCGAGGCCTGGTTCCTGTCCTACGCCCACACCGATGAGATCCTCGACCGCATCATCTCCGCCCTTCCCACAGCAGCAAAGGCGGCGGCCGCGGTGCCCGAGGACTGGAAGGCACAGTCATGA